Proteins found in one Xyrauchen texanus isolate HMW12.3.18 chromosome 30, RBS_HiC_50CHRs, whole genome shotgun sequence genomic segment:
- the LOC127623620 gene encoding CLOCK-interacting pacemaker-like: MHQDQGSNGGARMSAKLKDEGRLRAMDKYKSKRTDKSKPDSERDSGFSDGSSEHLSVIDQADTDDAACSVGSRSRSSPLAAVVGGTLQRLSPMIIMNNVVLNQSRETPPLKPWSFSPAVDVVQQPQVVFLQPVVPQRTAAALNRPPLKRRRHKKYLPILKSYPKIAPHPGDNPHSSSSASSSSSDSSVKSDSLSSCRSQKDRRHGSQSSVTSDTPNEPGSLQSSTRPPHTSADSNMPGCLTDEGQTHGRPESTDKRSDPPMHNSRVLHGGRGDTDNKVKRFCNTYNILSKSGLLNITLRTKELIRQNRRTQTELERLREHTNLFMEALQTGDSGIWGKLQTSLLEENKTKGKTHRNEDMM, encoded by the exons ATGCACCAAGATCAAG GCTCAAACGGTGGCGCGAGGATGAGTGCGAAGTTAAAGGACGAAGGACGTTTAAGAGCGATGGACAAATATAAAAGCAAACGGACAGACAAGTCAAAACCAGACTCTGAGAGGGACTCGGGATTCTCAG ACGGCAGCTCTGAGCATCTGAGTGTGATCGATCAGGCAGACACAGACGATGCGGCGTGTTCTGTGGGTTCTAGATCACGCTCCTCTCCGCTGGCCGCTGTGGTGGGGGGAACGCTGCAGCGTTTGTCACCCATGATCATCATGAACAATGTTGTTCTGAATCAG tCTAGAGAAACCCCTCCTCTGAAACCGTGGAGCTTCAGTCCAGCTGTTGATGTGGTTCAGCAGCCTCAGGTCGTCTTCCTGCAGCCCGTGGTCCCGCAGAGAACTGCAGCAGCGCTAAATCGACCCCCTTTAAAACGCAGACGACACAAAAAATACCTCCCCATCCTTAAATCTTACCCCAAAATCGCCCCTCACCCTGGAGACAATCCACACAGCAGCAGCTCGGCTTCTAGTTCCAGCTCCGATTCGTCAGTAAAGAGCGACAGTTTGTCCTCGTGTCGCAGTCAGAAAGACAGACGGCACGGCTCGCAGTCCAGCGTCACGTCCGACACCCCAAACGAACCCGGCTCACTTCAGTCGTCAACACGTCCTCCCCACACGTCAGCTGACTCGAATATGCCCGGCTGCCTTACCGATGAAGGGCAAACACACGGGAGACCCGAATCCACAGACAAGCGCTCCGACCCGCCGATGCATAATTCACGTGTCCTTCACGGCGGCCGAGGCGACACGGACAACAAGGTGAAGCGGTTCTGCAACACGTACAACATTCTCAGTAAGTCAGGACTGCTGAACATTACGCTTCGCACGAAAGAGTTAATTCGGCAGAATCGACGGACGCAGACGGAGCTGGAGCGACTGCGCGAGCACACAAACCTCTTCATGGAAGCGCTGCAGACGGGCGACTCGGGGATTTGGGGCAAACTTCAAACGAGTCTGCTCGAGGAGAACAAAACGAAAGGCAAGACGCACCGTAATGAAGACATGATGTAG